One genomic segment of Kiritimatiella glycovorans includes these proteins:
- a CDS encoding IS4 family transposase, with amino-acid sequence MPASRAGSKRAIFRQVCELIPPHLVPKLARKHGIKSRGITPWSHLVSMLYAQFTHAIGLNDVVDALRAHRAPMASIRGAKPPSRNGLSHANKTRDPKMAEELFWSVLEYFETLRPGFGGVKFRRLPRRFKRTVYALDSTTIKLFANCMDWAKHRRRKAAAKLHLRLNLESFLPAFAIVDSARGHDSTKAHELCAGLKAGEIAVFDMAYIDYTHLFRLAERGIFWVSRVKESMNLRCVKRLVKKPAGRILRDDLVLVQNPGKRKDYPKRMRRIVARIEINGEDRIMTFFTNNFEWAASSICDLYKARWNIETFFKQIKQTLHLGDFLGHNRKAIEWQLWTALLMYVLLRFLHTCSDWAHSFTRLFTCLRAVLWQRLHLLAYLKSYGTAQGSFRMQWAPQQAYLPGLGLSPL; translated from the coding sequence ATGCCAGCCAGTCGAGCCGGGAGTAAGCGTGCCATTTTTCGTCAGGTCTGTGAACTCATTCCGCCGCACCTTGTGCCGAAACTTGCGCGCAAGCACGGGATCAAGTCGAGGGGCATCACGCCCTGGAGCCATCTGGTGAGCATGCTCTATGCGCAGTTCACCCATGCGATCGGGCTGAACGACGTGGTGGACGCGCTGCGCGCCCATCGGGCGCCGATGGCCAGCATCCGTGGCGCCAAGCCACCGAGCCGCAACGGGCTCTCGCACGCGAACAAGACCCGCGATCCGAAAATGGCCGAGGAGCTTTTCTGGTCGGTGCTCGAGTACTTCGAGACGTTGCGACCGGGGTTCGGTGGCGTGAAGTTCCGCCGACTGCCGAGGCGCTTCAAACGAACGGTGTATGCCCTGGACTCCACGACGATCAAGCTGTTCGCCAACTGCATGGACTGGGCGAAGCATCGGCGGCGCAAGGCGGCCGCGAAGCTGCACCTGCGGCTGAACCTGGAGAGCTTCCTGCCGGCCTTCGCGATTGTCGACTCGGCCAGGGGGCACGACAGCACCAAGGCGCACGAGTTGTGCGCAGGCCTCAAGGCGGGTGAAATCGCCGTGTTTGACATGGCCTACATCGACTATACGCATCTGTTCAGACTGGCCGAGCGGGGTATCTTCTGGGTGAGCCGCGTGAAAGAAAGCATGAACTTGCGCTGCGTGAAGCGGCTGGTGAAGAAGCCCGCGGGGCGCATCCTGCGTGACGATCTCGTGCTCGTTCAGAATCCCGGTAAGCGAAAGGACTATCCGAAGCGCATGCGCCGGATCGTGGCCCGCATCGAGATCAACGGCGAGGATCGGATAATGACCTTCTTTACGAACAACTTCGAGTGGGCGGCCTCGAGCATCTGTGATCTGTACAAGGCGCGATGGAACATCGAAACCTTCTTCAAACAGATCAAGCAGACGCTGCACCTGGGCGACTTCCTCGGGCACAACCGCAAGGCGATTGAGTGGCAGCTCTGGACGGCGCTGCTGATGTACGTGTTGCTCCGCTTTCTGCATACCTGCAGCGATTGGGCGCACAGCTTTACGCGGTTGTTTACCTGCCTGCGCGCGGTTCTGTGGCAACGGCTTCATCTGCTCGCTTATTTGAAATCCTATGGGACAGCACAGGGCAGCTTCCGGATGCAATGGGCCCCACAACAAGCCTATTTGCCCGGATTAGGGTTGTCCCCTCTCTGA
- a CDS encoding PEP-CTERM sorting domain-containing protein, with translation MRKLCMALAAVLVGTLVADAQTEWWFENDFAAGYGRLENGWNWTNNANPYLSSNRVGILTGNEPNMAGTNYWTPKALDDFWIEQRGGTLMDYGEDLSIRKDTVYTLNDTGNDGSYTNIIVRDYKLNLWTWGGTNLLNLYAGNVYADKTFGNASDTQLTLSNAVVNIMSNNINANCGLTLLSGGTGVWHQVRAKSIPTMAFEDPDGDPTIGDNHFMGSIVWETNGASAMTPAVWKYYLGNGITYDGKAMQTTNASQDDYYANYFVISDDNTTLTVIPEPTTFGLLGFIGLTLAALRRKLHR, from the coding sequence ATGAGAAAATTATGTATGGCCTTGGCGGCAGTTCTCGTGGGTACGCTGGTTGCCGATGCGCAGACGGAATGGTGGTTTGAGAATGATTTTGCGGCCGGTTACGGTCGGCTCGAAAACGGCTGGAACTGGACCAACAACGCGAACCCGTACCTGAGCAGCAACCGGGTGGGGATTCTGACCGGCAACGAACCCAACATGGCCGGTACGAACTACTGGACCCCGAAGGCGCTCGATGATTTCTGGATCGAGCAGCGTGGAGGTACGCTGATGGATTACGGCGAGGATCTCTCCATCCGTAAAGACACCGTCTACACGCTGAACGACACCGGCAATGACGGGTCGTATACGAACATCATCGTCCGCGACTATAAGCTCAATCTCTGGACGTGGGGTGGTACAAACCTGTTGAATCTTTACGCGGGAAACGTGTACGCCGACAAGACCTTCGGCAACGCTTCGGACACACAGCTCACGCTCAGTAATGCTGTGGTCAACATTATGAGCAACAATATCAACGCCAACTGCGGGCTCACCCTGCTCTCCGGGGGGACCGGGGTGTGGCATCAGGTTCGCGCAAAATCCATCCCGACCATGGCGTTCGAAGATCCGGACGGGGATCCGACGATCGGCGACAATCACTTCATGGGTTCGATCGTGTGGGAGACGAACGGTGCGAGTGCGATGACTCCGGCGGTCTGGAAATACTATCTCGGAAACGGGATCACGTACGACGGCAAGGCGATGCAGACCACCAATGCTTCGCAGGACGATTATTATGCGAATTACTTTGTAATTTCGGACGACAATACGACGTTGACGGTGATTCCGGAGCCGACCACGTTCGGTCTGCTCGGATTTATCGGCCTTACACTTGCGGCCCTCCGCCGTAAACTGCACAGGTAG